A single window of Pseudarthrobacter psychrotolerans DNA harbors:
- the hisH gene encoding imidazole glycerol phosphate synthase subunit HisH, with product MSGQILRDGAVIDPAAGKKPVSPEGRPTVTVLDYGSGNVRSAVRALERAGAEVILSSKPEDVLNADGLVVPGVGAFETVMRELKAVDGIRLIGRRVAGGRPVLAICVGLQVLFDAGVEHGTEAEGMGEWPGKVELLPAEVVPHMGWNTVDVPEGSKLFAGVADQRFYFVHSYGVQEWNFDVIQPRMTAPLVTWSEHGARFIAAVENGPLCATQFHPEKSGDAGARLLRNWVDGLRKPAATDAA from the coding sequence GTGAGCGGCCAGATTCTCCGGGACGGCGCCGTCATCGATCCGGCCGCCGGCAAGAAGCCCGTATCGCCAGAAGGCAGGCCTACGGTCACCGTCCTGGACTACGGTTCCGGAAACGTCCGCTCCGCCGTGCGCGCCCTGGAGCGGGCCGGGGCCGAGGTCATCCTCAGCTCCAAGCCGGAGGACGTGCTGAATGCCGACGGCCTGGTAGTACCCGGCGTCGGCGCCTTCGAGACTGTTATGCGCGAGCTCAAGGCCGTGGACGGCATCCGTCTGATCGGCAGGCGTGTGGCCGGGGGCAGGCCGGTCCTGGCTATCTGCGTCGGCCTGCAGGTCCTGTTCGATGCCGGGGTGGAACACGGGACAGAAGCCGAAGGCATGGGGGAGTGGCCCGGCAAGGTGGAGCTGCTTCCGGCCGAGGTGGTGCCGCACATGGGCTGGAACACCGTGGATGTACCGGAAGGATCCAAGCTCTTCGCCGGCGTCGCGGACCAGCGCTTCTACTTCGTTCACTCCTATGGTGTCCAGGAGTGGAACTTCGACGTGATCCAGCCGCGGATGACCGCGCCGCTGGTGACCTGGTCAGAGCACGGCGCCCGCTTTATCGCCGCTGTGGAGAACGGCCCGCTCTGCGCTACCCAGTTCCACCCCGAAAAATCCGGCGACGCCGGTGCGCGGTTGCTGCGCAACTGGGTAGACGGTCTTCGCAAGCCAGCTGCCACGGACGCCGCCTAG